The genomic stretch GCGGGCTTAAATATATGCTGCAAATTGCCGAGCGTATTTTAAGAACAAATCCAAAACGGGTGACGTTAATTGCCCCTTTTGTTACCTATACCATGACATTCTTGCTGGGTACTGGTCATGCGGTATATTCCATTATGCCAATCATTGGTGATGTCGCCCTTAAAAATGGTATTCGTCCTGAACGCCCTATGGCTGCTGCATCTGTCGCCTCGCAAATAGGGATCACCGCATCACCACTCTCGGCGGCAGTGGTATTCTATTTAGCGCAACTCGTGGATATCGATTCATCTATTACCCTGCTGTCGATCTTGATGGTGACTGTGCCGTCGACGTTATTCGGTACCTTGATGTTAGCGCTGTATAGCTTACGCCGCGGTAAAGAATTAGACGATGATGAGGAATACCAAGCACGCTTACAAGATCCAATCTGGCGTGAAAAGATCTTAAATACCACATCAACCTCATTAGATGAAAAGTTACCGACTAAAGCGCGTAACGCAGTGCTTATCTTCTTAGGTGCTATTGTGTCTATCGTCGTGATTGCCATGTTCCCAGAGATTAGAACGATCAGCGAAGGTGCTGCGCCCATTAAAATGTCAGTAGTGATCCAAATGATGATGCTAGCGTTTGGTGGTGTGATCTTGTTGGCGACCAAAACAGATCCACGCGATGTACCTAATGGCGTGGTATTCAAATCGGGTATGGTTGCTGCCATTGCTATTTTTGGTATCGCTTGGATGTCAGATACTTATTTCCAATACGCGATGCCGCAATTCAGAGCTGGTATTGTTGATATGGT from Moritella marina ATCC 15381 encodes the following:
- a CDS encoding anaerobic C4-dicarboxylate transporter — protein: MLYFEFLFLLVVLYIGSRYGGIGLGVVSGIGLVIEVFIFKMPPTSPPVTVMLIILAVVTCASILEAAGGLKYMLQIAERILRTNPKRVTLIAPFVTYTMTFLLGTGHAVYSIMPIIGDVALKNGIRPERPMAAASVASQIGITASPLSAAVVFYLAQLVDIDSSITLLSILMVTVPSTLFGTLMLALYSLRRGKELDDDEEYQARLQDPIWREKILNTTSTSLDEKLPTKARNAVLIFLGAIVSIVVIAMFPEIRTISEGAAPIKMSVVIQMMMLAFGGVILLATKTDPRDVPNGVVFKSGMVAAIAIFGIAWMSDTYFQYAMPQFRAGIVDMVTLHPWTFALALFIVSVVVNSQAATARMMLPVGLALGLEPALVIGLMPAVYGYFFIPNYPSDIATVNFDNSGTTKIGKYYFNHSFMAVGLIGVVSACLVGYVLGQIVIG